The nucleotide window AATTATATTATGGATTATTTAAAGGAAGAATTAAAGAGTAAAAGCTCTGATCTGATAAAGTATATTAGAAATTTAGAGCTAGAAAATACTGTGACTAAGTTAGAGATTGAAAGACTAGAGGATCTTAAAAAAGGTAAGGAGAAGAAGATTAAGTCTATTAAAAACTATATAAAGGGAATCTTACTTGATTTAGACAAGAAGAAAGTGGAAACAGAGTTAGGAAATCTTAGTCTTAGAAAAACTACAAGTGTGGAGATAACAGATATTTCAAAGATACCTAGAGAGTACTTAGTAGTAAAAGAGGAAGTCACACCATCTAAAAAGCTTATAGGAGATAGCTTAAAGAAAAATATATTGATTGATGGAGCAGTTTTAAAAGAGAATTATTCAGTGTTGATAAAGTAGGAGGAGCAATATGGAAAATAAAGAATTTATGGATATCATTGAAGGATTAAAAGGCAACATAAATGACAAGATAAAAGATTTCTTAGAGAACTCACAAGAGTTAAAAGACTTTATAGATTTTAGGAAGAAACATTTCTATAACTATAGCATTAGAAATACAGTGCTTATATATAAACAAGATAGATCAGCTAGTACAGTAGCAGGTTTTAAGAAGTGGAAAGAATTAGGTTATAACATTAAAAAAGGAGCTAAAGCAATCAAAATCCTAGTACCATTAATCACTAATAGAGAGAAAGAGGGAAAAGATGAAAATTATGTATATGGATATAAATATGCAAATGTCTTTGATATTAAAAGTACTGTTCCTACAGATAAAGCAGTTGAGCTTCCAACTATTGATACTAGAATGAAAAGAGGAAACAGTCAATACAGGATAACAGAACTATTTAAAAGATCCAAAGAGATAGTTGAGCAATATGTCCCAGTAGAAGTAACAGATGAACTTGAAGCTAAAGGAATGACAAATGGTGAGAAGATCTATATTAGAAAAGACAGATATGCAGCTATGAGTGGAACTTTGATGCACGAGTTTACTCACTATCTAAATCACTTTGATGAAAAAAATATAAAGAGTACCAATCAAGAAGAGGTAGAAGCAGAAGTAGGAGCCATGTTATATGGTTCCTATTTTAATTTAGACATTAGTGGAAAATATAAATATATAGCTCTATGGAAAAGTGAAAAGGTAAGACTAGATGAAGCCTTTGATGTGGCATTATCATCATTTGAGCAGTTCCTATATGGATTTAATAATAAAAAAGGATTAATTGATTTATTGGAGGCGAAATAAAAATGTCAGAAATAGTAGTTACAAGAGGAATAAGAGAAGAGTTAGATTTAAGAAATTTAGTGGTTATAGCAGAAACAATTAGAACTTACGAGGAAGAAGAGGACTTTGA belongs to uncultured Fusobacterium sp. and includes:
- a CDS encoding siphovirus Gp157 family protein; the encoded protein is MAGMKLYEIKNGMIDTLDIFLEGEQTEVDRENYNYIMDYLKEELKSKSSDLIKYIRNLELENTVTKLEIERLEDLKKGKEKKIKSIKNYIKGILLDLDKKKVETELGNLSLRKTTSVEITDISKIPREYLVVKEEVTPSKKLIGDSLKKNILIDGAVLKENYSVLIK
- a CDS encoding ArdC family protein; translated protein: MENKEFMDIIEGLKGNINDKIKDFLENSQELKDFIDFRKKHFYNYSIRNTVLIYKQDRSASTVAGFKKWKELGYNIKKGAKAIKILVPLITNREKEGKDENYVYGYKYANVFDIKSTVPTDKAVELPTIDTRMKRGNSQYRITELFKRSKEIVEQYVPVEVTDELEAKGMTNGEKIYIRKDRYAAMSGTLMHEFTHYLNHFDEKNIKSTNQEEVEAEVGAMLYGSYFNLDISGKYKYIALWKSEKVRLDEAFDVALSSFEQFLYGFNNKKGLIDLLEAK